Genomic DNA from Mesotoga infera:
GATGCCAGACTTGCCCAGCCTTCATGGGACGCTCCCTTTGGGAGAGATGATTTTGGGAGAGATATCTTCAGCAGAATAATACTTGGAAGTAGAGTCTCGCTCACCGTGGGGCTCCTTTCACAATTAATAGCACTTGTTGCAGGGACTATGCTGGGAGTCATTGCCGGCTACTACGGTGGAATGATAGACAACGTGATCATGAGAATCCTTGATATATTCTTTGCTTTTCCGTCTCTTCTTCTGGCCATCTCCCTGATGACAATAACAGGCGGAGGCTCGATGCAGAATGTGATAATAGCGATCGGTCTTGTCTATACACCGGCCTTTGCAAGGATAGTAAGGGGATCGACTCTCTCCGTAAAGGAAAAGGAATATATAGAATCGGCACACGCTCAGGGAATGTCCGAGGTAAGGATTATACTTCTGCACATAATCCCCAACATAATTGGACCGATAATAATATACGCCACAATGGGTATCGGGGACGCCATACTCACAGAGGCGGGGCTCAGCTTTCTGGGTCTTGGAATACAGCCTCCGACACCGTCCTGGGGAGGAATGCTATCGAACGGAAAGAACTACCTGAGTGTAGCACCATCGGAAGTCATATTTGCCGGACTGGCGATTGTAGTCGTCGTAATAGCCTTTAATACTCTTGGAGACGGACTGAGAGACTTTCTAGATCCCAGATATAACTAGGAGGAGTCTGATTTGAAAGCGATATTGATTCATGGAGGGGCCGGCAGTTTCAAGAGTGAAGAAGACTACC
This window encodes:
- a CDS encoding ABC transporter permease, with the translated sequence MTQTVPDREERQLNRAWYKTRTFHRAIHNRRLVAGSVMVVAIIIVALFAPMIAREPLFSFRLDARLAQPSWDAPFGRDDFGRDIFSRIILGSRVSLTVGLLSQLIALVAGTMLGVIAGYYGGMIDNVIMRILDIFFAFPSLLLAISLMTITGGGSMQNVIIAIGLVYTPAFARIVRGSTLSVKEKEYIESAHAQGMSEVRIILLHIIPNIIGPIIIYATMGIGDAILTEAGLSFLGLGIQPPTPSWGGMLSNGKNYLSVAPSEVIFAGLAIVVVVIAFNTLGDGLRDFLDPRYN